Within the Acidobacteriota bacterium genome, the region TGTTTCCATTGACATCTACTATGCTTGAGGGCATAAAGATCTTATCCTTACTAAGAGCACAAGAGTCTGACGGAGAGGGCATCCGATGTGGGAACAAGAACGGCGGGTGCCCGAAGACGAAAAGGGACAACGCCGACGGAGGGTATTGAGATGAAGCTCATTACCTTGCTTGCATGCCTGGTGTTTGGGTTTGGTGCTGCTTTGGATTCCGAGGCGCAAGTTACTTCCATCAAGTCCAAGATCAACAAAGTGATCTACGAGAAGCAGCCGGATGGCTCAGAGAGCGTGGTGGCGCGAGCGAAGGGGACCTATATGCGTTTCTCCTCCGGATCCACGTCCTTTCAGTATCGCCTCGTGTATGGAGATGTGAACAAGGCGGGACTGGACCAGAAGTTGCCGACGCCGCTTCCTGAGGTAATCCCTGTAAAGAAAGGCTCCCAGGAATTAATAAACATCAAGAAGACATTGACCACGAGTAACCTCAGACATGAGTGGACGTTCTACGACATCCAGTACACCCGGCCCAATTCCTCGAAGCCACGCTCACTCGTCGCCAAGGAGAGGCTGTTGATCAGGGTGAACTCTCCCCGGACAATGGAGCCTACCGGTCCTACCGGGACAACGAAGTAATAGCCTCTACGCCAAGTTTTAGGGGTCGGACCGTGTCTCTCGGAAGAGATTTCCTCCCTGGTGCAATTCTGGCACTAACCCTGGTTGCCGGTTGGTTGGCAGCCGCCTTGGCGCTGATCCCGGCGACCGCGGCTACCCAGCCCCAAGAAACCGAAAAAGTCCGCGGCCAGTCCTCGTCCGGATTCACCCTCAAGGTGCCGGTAGAAGTGGTGGTGGTCAATGCCATTGTCACCGACCGGGACGGGAAGCCCATTACCGATCTGACCGCAGACGACTTCGAAGTCTTCGAAAACCGCAAGAAGCAGACCATCCAGTCGTTTTCCCAGGAAATCTACCAGAACCCGCAAAGCTCCCTGACCTGGGGCAGCGCGGTCGGCGCGGAGGAACCGGTGCCCGAGGCGTCCCCCGAAAAGCCCCGTCTGCTGAGCCTGGTCATCGACGACCTCACCTACCCCCCGACGGGTATGCTTAGACGCACCATCCAGGCCGTTCGCGGATTCGTGGAAAGGGGGTTGAGAGCACAAAACCACATATCCATCATGACGGCCTCCCGCGGCTACTTCGTCCCCTTCACCCAGGACAGGGAACTGCTGCTGGCCGAGATCGACAGGATCTACAAGAAGCTGGATTTCACGCCGTCGATGAACCGACCGGGATGCGTCAGCATGACCGATGCTCAAGCCGAGGACATCCATGTCGTTTCGCCCACGCCGGGCAGCCGGGCCTTCGACGTGGCCATGGCTGAAGCCGAAGAATGCGGGGTAGGCAGCTCGGAGAATGGACTGGGGGGCGGTTCAATCGGCCTCGGTTCGCCCCAGCAGGTCGTTGAAAACTATGTGCGCACCGTGGCGTTGCAGCACCTGTCTCTTAAAAAGGGACGCACCCGGCGCTTGCTGGATGTTCTGCGGGGGCACATCCGTTCTCTTGGACCGGTGGAGGCCCAAAAATCCCTGATTCTGCTTTCCGGAGGCTTCCTGCACCGGGCGCTCCGCTATGACCTGGAGCGTCTGGTCGACATGGCGCTCAAGACCGGAACAATCTTCAACACTATCCGGGCCACCGGTCTGGAAACCAGCCCCATGAACGACGTCAGCAAAGACGTCACCGTCAACAGCATTCTCCGGCTGGAAAAGGCCTTGCTGGTCGCGGAGGACCGCAGGCAAAAAGGGATAGCCCTCGATTACCTGGCCAGGGCAACGGGAGGCACCTACTTCAAAGACAACAACGACCTGGTGGCGGGTCTGAGAAAGGTGGTGGACCAGCAATTCTCCTACTATATCCTGAGCTACGCCACCCCTCCCAAGAAACCCGATGGGCGCTACTACAGGCTTCGAGTGAGAGTCTCACGGCCCGGAGTCCGGGTCACCCACCGCGAGGGCTTCTATGCCCCCAAGGAGCGATTGTCCCCGGAAGAACAGAAGAAGAAGGAAATGCTGGAAGCCATGCGGGCACCCACCAATCTCAGGGAAATCCCGCTGCAGATGTTCTACCACGGCTCGCGCCTGCATGGAGACACCTACCGGTTGGAGCTCGTGACCCGCCTGGGCTTTGAGGATCTCCCCTTTCTTGTAGAGGAGGGCAAGCGGATCAATCGGATCAACCTGGCTGTGGTTGCCTTCGATGCTCAGGAGAAGTATGTCGGCGGCGACGAAAAAGCCTGGAACTTCAAGCTCAGCGACAGCAGCTATCAGACTCTTCTCAAATCAGGCCTGACCTCCAAGGTCGTGCTGGAGGTTCCAGCGGGACGGTACCAGGTCAAGGTTGCGGCGCGGGAGAACCTCAACGCCGGACTGGGATCGCTCCGTCGAACCGTTGAGGTGCCCCTGCCGTCGGACCAGGACACCATGGGAACCCTGGGAAAGACGGTGCTCCGGGGACTGCATGCATCCAGGCAACACCGCGATCTGAGTCTGGATTTCAAGGCCAACTTTTTCTACCAGGAGTCCGACCGGGCTCTGGTCCTCATCACGGCCAGGGTCTCCTACGGGTCGGAGGTCAATACCCCGAAAATCTGGTTGCCGGGGAAAGACCTTCGCCTGATGGGGGTTGCCTATTCTGACGACGGGCAGGCGGAATCGGTATTCAGCCAGACGCTCCCGCTTGTGTACGGAAAGGCGGATTCGGCCGTGCAGGGATTTCTCAAGCTGAAGCCGGGCAAGTATCGCATCAAGCTGGTGGCCGCGGACCGCCAGGGCAGATTGGCCACGACCGAACAGGCGCTGTGGATCCCGGCCCTTCCCCGGGATGCGCTCATGATCAGCGGCCTGGTCTTGAGTCAGGACCTGGAGCCCTTTTCCCCGGCGGCGGCCGGAATGCAAGTGCCGGAAGCCCGCTGGCTGTTTCACCGAGGGTTCCGGGTGAAGCCGGCGGTCAGCAACGAAATTGTTCCTCCCCAACCTCTGGCCCTTTTCTACAAACTCTACAACGCCTCCAAGCTGGAGGACGGCAATCTCACGGCTCGCGTCCAGGCGGTCAAGGACACCGGCGAGGCCGTCGACTTTCCGCCGATCGCACTGGACCGCAACCACCTGGAAGAACGGGCGCCCGGCCAGGTTGCCGTGGGCTTCAAGCTGTCCACCCAATCCCTGAGCCCGGGTAAATACCGAATCGAGATTACGACCGAAGAGTCGGGCAGCGGCCGCACCGCCATCACCGAGACCGATTTCGTGGTGACGCAAGGCTCGGAAACGGCCACATCCGGGGAGGCGCCGTCGCCGGTCATTGCCGGTCAGACCCAGGCTGAAGAAACATCCGTTTCGGAAGCGGTGGTTGGCCTCGACCTGAAGAAGATCCGGGACAGCCTGGAGATCCCCCGGTCCTCGGGCCGCACGACTCCCGCATTGGCCTACCGGTTCCGCGGCGACATCCTGGCCTGCGCCAACGACCGGGGAGAACTCGGCTACAACCCCGATCATCCGGGGGAATGCGGCGATCTGCGCGGGAACCGAGTGCAGTCGCACAGGTTGAGGGGGATGAATCTCTTTGGAGCCAACCTGAGCGGCATGGATCTCCGGAAGGCCGACCTTCGGGATGCGGTTCTGCTAAGAGCCGACCTGACCCAAGCCAGGCTCTGGGAGGCCGACTTGCGAGGGGCCGATCTTCGAGGGGCCAAACTGACGGGTGCCGAACTGATCAAAGCCAGGCTGGACGGCGCGCGACTGCAAGGAGCCGATCTGAGCGATGCCAGCCTGACGCAGGCCAGCCTGAAACGCGCCGACTTGCTGGGCGCCGATTTGCGGCGCGCCATCCTGAAAGATGCCGACTTGAACCGGGCCACTCTGCAGGTGGCCGACCTGTCGGAAGCGGTCCTGTTCGGCAGCGATCTGAGGCGGGCCGACCTTCGGGGGGCAAGGATGACCCAAGCCGCTCTGGTCGATGGAAAGGCGGCCAACCGCTCTATTTTAATTTCCTTTAACGGCAACATCAGAATCGGCAAGACACGGTTTGCCGGAGCCCGCTACGACGAGAGCTCCCAATTGCCGTTCGACTCCCAACAGGCAGTGACCAGGGAAATGCAGCCCGCCGACACCCCCTCCGCATACCGTCGCCCCGAGTTCATGATGGATGCCGGGTCCGAGGAGTTTACCGTCAGCGGCTCCGCACCGCCCACGCTTGCCTTGGGTCAGCCGCATGGGGTGCCGACCGACGCCGAATGGCCGGACTTTCTGGATGCCGTTCGCCACAGGATCGACGGAACCTCCCAAAACCTGCCCAACTTCGTGTGTCGCCGCCGGACAGAACGATTCGAAAGGCTGTTTCGAGGTTGGCAGGAGAAGGACCGGCTCCAGGAAGAGCTCATGTTCACGAACGGAGAGGAGAGCTATCAGCCGGTGGAGGGGCAAAAGGCATCGGGCAGCCAGGATGGCACTTATTCAGTCGGGGAATTTGCCGCCGCTCTCCGCAATGTGTTCGCTCCTGAAAGCGGGGCTTCCTTCCGCCTGGAGGGCGCCGAGGAGATCGCGGGGCGTCAAACCGTACGGGTGGCCTATCGGATTCCGCGAGAGGCTTCCTCCCTTCAACTGTCCTACCAGGGCAATGCTTTGCGGGTGGCCTACCGCGGATTGTGCTGGATCGATGTCAACTCCTACCAGGTTGTCAGACTCATCAAGGAGATCGTGGATCTTCCCCAGGACTTTCCCATCAAGACGTCGGAGATGAGCATCGCCTACGACCGGATCCGGATCGGGGAGAGCCGGCACTGGCTTCCGGTCAGGGCTCAGTTCAACATGTCGGTCGGCGTCCTGCAGAGTGCCCGGGTCCATACTCGAAATATCATCCGGTTCACCGACTACCGACAATTCGAAACCGACGTGAAGCTGCTGCTCGAGTAGTCGATAGACTTCTTGGGTTGTCAGGGCGGCGACGGCGGGAATCCCGGTTCAGCAGACTATTTGGCAGGAATCCCGGCAGGCGATGACCGTCACTCTGCATCCAGGGGCACCCAGCGCAGGCAGGAGGGGCTGCGCAGTTCCAGCACCTGTCCCGTGGCGGTAAGTCTTCCGGTCTGTTGGTCGACGGCAAAGGTGACGACGTTGTTGCTTTGATGGTTCAGCGCAATCAGCCACCTGCCGGTGGGATCCAGGTTGAAGTTGCGCGCCTCGCTGCCGTGGTCGGGGCCTTGCCTGGATAGCCTTATTGGAAGCGGGTTGGTACGGATTCCCCACGTCGGCTGCGCCAAAGCGAAGCCGCGCCTCGCATTTCTCGCCTTTCCCGGCGCCAGAGGGTTCACCACTTGCCGGATTCCTCTGCGTATACGTGGTCGGGTAATCTGTAGCTGATGCCTGCCTCGTCGAAGGCCGAAGCCTCCAGCAGAGAGGTGAATCTGGTGAAATTGTTGTCCTGAACACGTCCTGGCAGGATCTTTTCCAGGATGCGGTGATATCGCTCTTGCATTCGGAACCATGCCAGGACTCCAAATGTCGAGCCTGCCGGATACATCAGGCCATCGGCAAGAGCGTTCCCAATGAGCGCGCGCGATATACTGAACACGTACTTTGCAAGGTTGCGGCGAGCGGCCGGTTTTTCAACTCCTATGACCAATGGAGCGGAGTTGACCAGTGAATTGGCCATCACGACTGATTCTACCTCGGGAGGAGGCTCGCACATGAGGCCGATCTCGAACAGCTTCAGGGCATCCTGTTCATCGCGAAACAGAATCGTCTCGGGAATACCCATCAAATACCC harbors:
- a CDS encoding VWA domain-containing protein, whose product is MSLGRDFLPGAILALTLVAGWLAAALALIPATAATQPQETEKVRGQSSSGFTLKVPVEVVVVNAIVTDRDGKPITDLTADDFEVFENRKKQTIQSFSQEIYQNPQSSLTWGSAVGAEEPVPEASPEKPRLLSLVIDDLTYPPTGMLRRTIQAVRGFVERGLRAQNHISIMTASRGYFVPFTQDRELLLAEIDRIYKKLDFTPSMNRPGCVSMTDAQAEDIHVVSPTPGSRAFDVAMAEAEECGVGSSENGLGGGSIGLGSPQQVVENYVRTVALQHLSLKKGRTRRLLDVLRGHIRSLGPVEAQKSLILLSGGFLHRALRYDLERLVDMALKTGTIFNTIRATGLETSPMNDVSKDVTVNSILRLEKALLVAEDRRQKGIALDYLARATGGTYFKDNNDLVAGLRKVVDQQFSYYILSYATPPKKPDGRYYRLRVRVSRPGVRVTHREGFYAPKERLSPEEQKKKEMLEAMRAPTNLREIPLQMFYHGSRLHGDTYRLELVTRLGFEDLPFLVEEGKRINRINLAVVAFDAQEKYVGGDEKAWNFKLSDSSYQTLLKSGLTSKVVLEVPAGRYQVKVAARENLNAGLGSLRRTVEVPLPSDQDTMGTLGKTVLRGLHASRQHRDLSLDFKANFFYQESDRALVLITARVSYGSEVNTPKIWLPGKDLRLMGVAYSDDGQAESVFSQTLPLVYGKADSAVQGFLKLKPGKYRIKLVAADRQGRLATTEQALWIPALPRDALMISGLVLSQDLEPFSPAAAGMQVPEARWLFHRGFRVKPAVSNEIVPPQPLALFYKLYNASKLEDGNLTARVQAVKDTGEAVDFPPIALDRNHLEERAPGQVAVGFKLSTQSLSPGKYRIEITTEESGSGRTAITETDFVVTQGSETATSGEAPSPVIAGQTQAEETSVSEAVVGLDLKKIRDSLEIPRSSGRTTPALAYRFRGDILACANDRGELGYNPDHPGECGDLRGNRVQSHRLRGMNLFGANLSGMDLRKADLRDAVLLRADLTQARLWEADLRGADLRGAKLTGAELIKARLDGARLQGADLSDASLTQASLKRADLLGADLRRAILKDADLNRATLQVADLSEAVLFGSDLRRADLRGARMTQAALVDGKAANRSILISFNGNIRIGKTRFAGARYDESSQLPFDSQQAVTREMQPADTPSAYRRPEFMMDAGSEEFTVSGSAPPTLALGQPHGVPTDAEWPDFLDAVRHRIDGTSQNLPNFVCRRRTERFERLFRGWQEKDRLQEELMFTNGEESYQPVEGQKASGSQDGTYSVGEFAAALRNVFAPESGASFRLEGAEEIAGRQTVRVAYRIPREASSLQLSYQGNALRVAYRGLCWIDVNSYQVVRLIKEIVDLPQDFPIKTSEMSIAYDRIRIGESRHWLPVRAQFNMSVGVLQSARVHTRNIIRFTDYRQFETDVKLLLE
- a CDS encoding beta-propeller fold lactonase family protein — protein: MAQPTWGIRTNPLPIRLSRQGPDHGSEARNFNLDPTGRWLIALNHQSNNVVTFAVDQQTGRLTATGQVLELRSPSCLRWVPLDAE